The Drosophila nasuta strain 15112-1781.00 chromosome 2L, ASM2355853v1, whole genome shotgun sequence genome window below encodes:
- the LOC132798100 gene encoding zinc finger protein 236 isoform X2, giving the protein MPEETVIVKEEIDIDDTKIKLEFNDEEPPPLKLLQGGGLLEIIEERPNMITVPVHDYKSEDELKFIASLAAIDEQQTLFMTPACKSNEAQVFRECECKICTFICKNHLALGSHHINHQLNRHFCRNGCDFWCNTLEEMLDHEYRQHPVGFTSQFSCRICEKKSSTAVSLSSHMATHCYERRFVCAICRYHYASFEELQVHRQCSKAACGRIVYADRQDNIGELVLVNKLNNAVPSELCNVQIKEEPLNAAEEQLLKVKDIIKTEPKDDQVEQLKAGQDVSWSSASLMEKLRSKLRLPAIKKADVKVETAHSSSNTKFDKFNQISEPVAKRPNILKPARNNQQAPNGISTVAPNVLKVLPNNCMLFKLPANTKIVKISNTTHNSSTISEGGNKITSLPLTPPAITPPVSSTNRNAYFSDLSSFESTPESQKIIEDIKNQIRNIEQTCPLPGSVLHVPKHFISCMTPQPTNQPVEVLSLPLTKNSNATVREMRIAHPTYRFSWQCPYCALCYELYSAFCKHLSFTHNVQQSNMDDIIVQVKASKKISNLPKKAEPSPLTPVAEAATSDQKVVTDATYKLATIPADTASSTTPATPLSPASGASQPKRNTSVIRPAQYQCEDCSKCFTTVGALRIHKMIHTGELPHKCNYCDKRFRTPGQVRVHQRRHTGEKPFKCKICALAFTHRETLISHLSRHIGMKRYKCYGCDKNFVVVSGLRAHRRLRPDTCGKVKFTARAHGPRVRVIRGEVFFESHPEHNGYLRSEDPINILSERNHVDMEPDVSSNVVS; this is encoded by the exons ATGCCGGAGGAAACAGTGATTGTCAAGGAGGAAATTGATATAGatgatacaaaaataaaattggagTTTAATGATGAAGAGCCGCCCCCGCTAAAATTGCTGCAAG GTGGCGGGCTATTAGAGATAATTGAAGAGCGGCCCAATATGATAACCGTGCCAGTTCACGACTACAAGTCCGAGGACGAACTCAAGTTCATTGCCAGTCTAGCCGCGATCGATGAGCAGCAGACG tTATTTATGACGCCAGCTTGCAAATCGAATGAAGCTCAAGTTTTTAgggaatgcgaatgcaaaatatgcacGTTTATATGCAAAAATCATTTAGCATTGGGTTCGCATCACATCAACCATCAACTGAATCGACATTTCTGCAGAAATGGATGTGACTTTTGGTGTAATACGCTGGAAGAAATGTTGGACCATGAATATCGCCAACATCCGGTCGGGTTCACTTCCCAATTCAGCTGCAGA ATATGTGAGAAGAAGTCTTCTACGGCCGTCAGCCTGTCAAGTCATATGGCCACACACTGCTATGAGCGGCGCTTTGTTTGTGCCATTTGTCGCTATCATTATGCGTCATTCGAGGAGTTGCAAGTTCATCGTCAATGCAGCAAAGCAGCGTGTGGTCGCATCGTCTATGCGGACAGGCAAGATAATATTGGGGAGCTGGTGTTAgttaataaactaaataatgcAGTGCCGTCGGAGCTTTGTAATGTGCAGATTAAAGAGGAGCCACTTAATGCGGCAGAAGAGCAACTTTTAAAAGTCAAAGATATCATTAAAACGGAACCAAAGGATGACCAAGTGGAGCAATTAAAAGCCGGCCAGGATGTCAGCTGGTCAAGTGCTAGTTTAATGGAAAAACTTCGGAGTAAATTGCGTTTGCCGGCGATAAAAAAAGCGGATGTGAAAGTTGAGACAGCTCACTCGTCTTCAAACACAAAAT ttgATAAATTTAACCAAATATCTGAGCCCGTGGCCAAACGACCTAATATTCTAAAACCGGCCAGAAATAATCAACAAGCACCAAATGGCATTTCAACTGTTGCGCCCAACGTATTAAAAGTGCTACCCAACAATTGCATGCTCTTCAAATTACCGGCGAATACGAAAATAGTAAAGATTTCAAACACGACGCACAACAGTAGTACCATCTCTGAAGGGGGAAACAAGATAACCTCGTTGCCACTTACTCCACCAGCGATTACTCCCCCAGTGTCTTCCACTAATCGCAATGCGTATTTCAGTGATCTAAGTTCGTTTGAATCAACGCCCGAATCTCAGAAAATTATTGAAGACATCAAGAATCAAATACGGAATATAGAACAGACCTGTCCACTGCCAGGCAGTGTGCTTCATGTCCCAAAACACTTCATTAGCTGCATGACGCCGCAGCCAACGAACCAACCAGTGGAGGTGCTTAGTTTACCACTGACAAAGAACAGCAATGCAACTGTGCGAGAGATGCGTATTGCACATCCCACATATCGTTTTAGCTGGCAGTGTCCATATTGCGCCCTCTGTTATGAACTATATTCGGCATTTTGTAAACACTTGTCGTTTACCCACAATGTTCAGCAGTCGAACATGGACGATATAATTGTCCAGGTCAAGGCCAGCAAGA AAATTTCCAATCTGCCAAAGAAAGCAGAGCCGTCTCCATTAACTCCTGTTGCTGAAGCTGCTACAAGTGATCAGAAAGTTGTAACAGATGCAACTTACAAACTAGCGACAATTCCAGCTGATACAGCGTCCTCAACAACACCAGCGACTCCATTGTCACCTGCTTCAGGAGCTAGTCAACCAAAGCGAAATACATCTGTAATTCGGCCTGCACAGTATCAGTGTGAGGATTGCTCAAAATGCTTTACCACAGTGGGTGCTTTACGCATTCATAAGATGATACACACGGGAGAGCTGCCCCACAAATGTAATTACTGCGACAAACGCTTTCGCACACCTGGCCAAGTGCGTGTACATCAACGCAGACATACGGGCGAGAAGCCTTTCAAGTGCAAG ATTTGTGCGCTGGCGTTCACACATCGTGAGACGCTCATCTCGCATCTGTCGCGTCACATTGGCATGAAGCGCTACAAGTGCTACGGTTGTGACAAGAACTTTGTTGTGGTTAGTGGATTGCGTGCACATCGTCGTCTACGGCCGGACACTTGTGGCAAGGTGAAGTTCACGGCGCGTGCACACGGACCGCGAGTTCGAGTCATAAGAGGTGAAGTTTTCTTTGAGTCCCACCCAGAACACAATGGTTATTTACGCAGCGAGGACCCTATAAATATTCTGTCTGAAAGAAACCATGTTGACATGGAACCAGATGTATCATCCAATGTTGTTAGTtag
- the LOC132798100 gene encoding zinc finger protein 62 homolog isoform X3, producing the protein MPEETVIVKEEIDIDDTKIKLEFNDEEPPPLKLLQGGGLLEIIEERPNMITVPVHDYKSEDELKFIASLAAIDEQQTICEKKSSTAVSLSSHMATHCYERRFVCAICRYHYASFEELQVHRQCSKAACGRIVYADRQDNIGELVLVNKLNNAVPSELCNVQIKEEPLNAAEEQLLKVKDIIKTEPKDDQVEQLKAGQDVSWSSASLMEKLRSKLRLPAIKKADVKVETAHSSSNTKFDKFNQISEPVAKRPNILKPARNNQQAPNGISTVAPNVLKVLPNNCMLFKLPANTKIVKISNTTHNSSTISEGGNKITSLPLTPPAITPPVSSTNRNAYFSDLSSFESTPESQKIIEDIKNQIRNIEQTCPLPGSVLHVPKHFISCMTPQPTNQPVEVLSLPLTKNSNATVREMRIAHPTYRFSWQCPYCALCYELYSAFCKHLSFTHNVQQSNMDDIIVQVKASKISIAEISNLPKKAEPSPLTPVAEAATSDQKVVTDATYKLATIPADTASSTTPATPLSPASGASQPKRNTSVIRPAQYQCEDCSKCFTTVGALRIHKMIHTGELPHKCNYCDKRFRTPGQVRVHQRRHTGEKPFKCKICALAFTHRETLISHLSRHIGMKRYKCYGCDKNFVVVSGLRAHRRLRPDTCGKVKFTARAHGPRVRVIRGEVFFESHPEHNGYLRSEDPINILSERNHVDMEPDVSSNVVS; encoded by the exons ATGCCGGAGGAAACAGTGATTGTCAAGGAGGAAATTGATATAGatgatacaaaaataaaattggagTTTAATGATGAAGAGCCGCCCCCGCTAAAATTGCTGCAAG GTGGCGGGCTATTAGAGATAATTGAAGAGCGGCCCAATATGATAACCGTGCCAGTTCACGACTACAAGTCCGAGGACGAACTCAAGTTCATTGCCAGTCTAGCCGCGATCGATGAGCAGCAGACG ATATGTGAGAAGAAGTCTTCTACGGCCGTCAGCCTGTCAAGTCATATGGCCACACACTGCTATGAGCGGCGCTTTGTTTGTGCCATTTGTCGCTATCATTATGCGTCATTCGAGGAGTTGCAAGTTCATCGTCAATGCAGCAAAGCAGCGTGTGGTCGCATCGTCTATGCGGACAGGCAAGATAATATTGGGGAGCTGGTGTTAgttaataaactaaataatgcAGTGCCGTCGGAGCTTTGTAATGTGCAGATTAAAGAGGAGCCACTTAATGCGGCAGAAGAGCAACTTTTAAAAGTCAAAGATATCATTAAAACGGAACCAAAGGATGACCAAGTGGAGCAATTAAAAGCCGGCCAGGATGTCAGCTGGTCAAGTGCTAGTTTAATGGAAAAACTTCGGAGTAAATTGCGTTTGCCGGCGATAAAAAAAGCGGATGTGAAAGTTGAGACAGCTCACTCGTCTTCAAACACAAAAT ttgATAAATTTAACCAAATATCTGAGCCCGTGGCCAAACGACCTAATATTCTAAAACCGGCCAGAAATAATCAACAAGCACCAAATGGCATTTCAACTGTTGCGCCCAACGTATTAAAAGTGCTACCCAACAATTGCATGCTCTTCAAATTACCGGCGAATACGAAAATAGTAAAGATTTCAAACACGACGCACAACAGTAGTACCATCTCTGAAGGGGGAAACAAGATAACCTCGTTGCCACTTACTCCACCAGCGATTACTCCCCCAGTGTCTTCCACTAATCGCAATGCGTATTTCAGTGATCTAAGTTCGTTTGAATCAACGCCCGAATCTCAGAAAATTATTGAAGACATCAAGAATCAAATACGGAATATAGAACAGACCTGTCCACTGCCAGGCAGTGTGCTTCATGTCCCAAAACACTTCATTAGCTGCATGACGCCGCAGCCAACGAACCAACCAGTGGAGGTGCTTAGTTTACCACTGACAAAGAACAGCAATGCAACTGTGCGAGAGATGCGTATTGCACATCCCACATATCGTTTTAGCTGGCAGTGTCCATATTGCGCCCTCTGTTATGAACTATATTCGGCATTTTGTAAACACTTGTCGTTTACCCACAATGTTCAGCAGTCGAACATGGACGATATAATTGTCCAGGTCAAGGCCAGCAAGA TTTCGATTGCAGAAATTTCCAATCTGCCAAAGAAAGCAGAGCCGTCTCCATTAACTCCTGTTGCTGAAGCTGCTACAAGTGATCAGAAAGTTGTAACAGATGCAACTTACAAACTAGCGACAATTCCAGCTGATACAGCGTCCTCAACAACACCAGCGACTCCATTGTCACCTGCTTCAGGAGCTAGTCAACCAAAGCGAAATACATCTGTAATTCGGCCTGCACAGTATCAGTGTGAGGATTGCTCAAAATGCTTTACCACAGTGGGTGCTTTACGCATTCATAAGATGATACACACGGGAGAGCTGCCCCACAAATGTAATTACTGCGACAAACGCTTTCGCACACCTGGCCAAGTGCGTGTACATCAACGCAGACATACGGGCGAGAAGCCTTTCAAGTGCAAG ATTTGTGCGCTGGCGTTCACACATCGTGAGACGCTCATCTCGCATCTGTCGCGTCACATTGGCATGAAGCGCTACAAGTGCTACGGTTGTGACAAGAACTTTGTTGTGGTTAGTGGATTGCGTGCACATCGTCGTCTACGGCCGGACACTTGTGGCAAGGTGAAGTTCACGGCGCGTGCACACGGACCGCGAGTTCGAGTCATAAGAGGTGAAGTTTTCTTTGAGTCCCACCCAGAACACAATGGTTATTTACGCAGCGAGGACCCTATAAATATTCTGTCTGAAAGAAACCATGTTGACATGGAACCAGATGTATCATCCAATGTTGTTAGTtag
- the LOC132798100 gene encoding zinc finger protein 62 homolog isoform X1, whose product MPEETVIVKEEIDIDDTKIKLEFNDEEPPPLKLLQGGGLLEIIEERPNMITVPVHDYKSEDELKFIASLAAIDEQQTLFMTPACKSNEAQVFRECECKICTFICKNHLALGSHHINHQLNRHFCRNGCDFWCNTLEEMLDHEYRQHPVGFTSQFSCRICEKKSSTAVSLSSHMATHCYERRFVCAICRYHYASFEELQVHRQCSKAACGRIVYADRQDNIGELVLVNKLNNAVPSELCNVQIKEEPLNAAEEQLLKVKDIIKTEPKDDQVEQLKAGQDVSWSSASLMEKLRSKLRLPAIKKADVKVETAHSSSNTKFDKFNQISEPVAKRPNILKPARNNQQAPNGISTVAPNVLKVLPNNCMLFKLPANTKIVKISNTTHNSSTISEGGNKITSLPLTPPAITPPVSSTNRNAYFSDLSSFESTPESQKIIEDIKNQIRNIEQTCPLPGSVLHVPKHFISCMTPQPTNQPVEVLSLPLTKNSNATVREMRIAHPTYRFSWQCPYCALCYELYSAFCKHLSFTHNVQQSNMDDIIVQVKASKISIAEISNLPKKAEPSPLTPVAEAATSDQKVVTDATYKLATIPADTASSTTPATPLSPASGASQPKRNTSVIRPAQYQCEDCSKCFTTVGALRIHKMIHTGELPHKCNYCDKRFRTPGQVRVHQRRHTGEKPFKCKICALAFTHRETLISHLSRHIGMKRYKCYGCDKNFVVVSGLRAHRRLRPDTCGKVKFTARAHGPRVRVIRGEVFFESHPEHNGYLRSEDPINILSERNHVDMEPDVSSNVVS is encoded by the exons ATGCCGGAGGAAACAGTGATTGTCAAGGAGGAAATTGATATAGatgatacaaaaataaaattggagTTTAATGATGAAGAGCCGCCCCCGCTAAAATTGCTGCAAG GTGGCGGGCTATTAGAGATAATTGAAGAGCGGCCCAATATGATAACCGTGCCAGTTCACGACTACAAGTCCGAGGACGAACTCAAGTTCATTGCCAGTCTAGCCGCGATCGATGAGCAGCAGACG tTATTTATGACGCCAGCTTGCAAATCGAATGAAGCTCAAGTTTTTAgggaatgcgaatgcaaaatatgcacGTTTATATGCAAAAATCATTTAGCATTGGGTTCGCATCACATCAACCATCAACTGAATCGACATTTCTGCAGAAATGGATGTGACTTTTGGTGTAATACGCTGGAAGAAATGTTGGACCATGAATATCGCCAACATCCGGTCGGGTTCACTTCCCAATTCAGCTGCAGA ATATGTGAGAAGAAGTCTTCTACGGCCGTCAGCCTGTCAAGTCATATGGCCACACACTGCTATGAGCGGCGCTTTGTTTGTGCCATTTGTCGCTATCATTATGCGTCATTCGAGGAGTTGCAAGTTCATCGTCAATGCAGCAAAGCAGCGTGTGGTCGCATCGTCTATGCGGACAGGCAAGATAATATTGGGGAGCTGGTGTTAgttaataaactaaataatgcAGTGCCGTCGGAGCTTTGTAATGTGCAGATTAAAGAGGAGCCACTTAATGCGGCAGAAGAGCAACTTTTAAAAGTCAAAGATATCATTAAAACGGAACCAAAGGATGACCAAGTGGAGCAATTAAAAGCCGGCCAGGATGTCAGCTGGTCAAGTGCTAGTTTAATGGAAAAACTTCGGAGTAAATTGCGTTTGCCGGCGATAAAAAAAGCGGATGTGAAAGTTGAGACAGCTCACTCGTCTTCAAACACAAAAT ttgATAAATTTAACCAAATATCTGAGCCCGTGGCCAAACGACCTAATATTCTAAAACCGGCCAGAAATAATCAACAAGCACCAAATGGCATTTCAACTGTTGCGCCCAACGTATTAAAAGTGCTACCCAACAATTGCATGCTCTTCAAATTACCGGCGAATACGAAAATAGTAAAGATTTCAAACACGACGCACAACAGTAGTACCATCTCTGAAGGGGGAAACAAGATAACCTCGTTGCCACTTACTCCACCAGCGATTACTCCCCCAGTGTCTTCCACTAATCGCAATGCGTATTTCAGTGATCTAAGTTCGTTTGAATCAACGCCCGAATCTCAGAAAATTATTGAAGACATCAAGAATCAAATACGGAATATAGAACAGACCTGTCCACTGCCAGGCAGTGTGCTTCATGTCCCAAAACACTTCATTAGCTGCATGACGCCGCAGCCAACGAACCAACCAGTGGAGGTGCTTAGTTTACCACTGACAAAGAACAGCAATGCAACTGTGCGAGAGATGCGTATTGCACATCCCACATATCGTTTTAGCTGGCAGTGTCCATATTGCGCCCTCTGTTATGAACTATATTCGGCATTTTGTAAACACTTGTCGTTTACCCACAATGTTCAGCAGTCGAACATGGACGATATAATTGTCCAGGTCAAGGCCAGCAAGA TTTCGATTGCAGAAATTTCCAATCTGCCAAAGAAAGCAGAGCCGTCTCCATTAACTCCTGTTGCTGAAGCTGCTACAAGTGATCAGAAAGTTGTAACAGATGCAACTTACAAACTAGCGACAATTCCAGCTGATACAGCGTCCTCAACAACACCAGCGACTCCATTGTCACCTGCTTCAGGAGCTAGTCAACCAAAGCGAAATACATCTGTAATTCGGCCTGCACAGTATCAGTGTGAGGATTGCTCAAAATGCTTTACCACAGTGGGTGCTTTACGCATTCATAAGATGATACACACGGGAGAGCTGCCCCACAAATGTAATTACTGCGACAAACGCTTTCGCACACCTGGCCAAGTGCGTGTACATCAACGCAGACATACGGGCGAGAAGCCTTTCAAGTGCAAG ATTTGTGCGCTGGCGTTCACACATCGTGAGACGCTCATCTCGCATCTGTCGCGTCACATTGGCATGAAGCGCTACAAGTGCTACGGTTGTGACAAGAACTTTGTTGTGGTTAGTGGATTGCGTGCACATCGTCGTCTACGGCCGGACACTTGTGGCAAGGTGAAGTTCACGGCGCGTGCACACGGACCGCGAGTTCGAGTCATAAGAGGTGAAGTTTTCTTTGAGTCCCACCCAGAACACAATGGTTATTTACGCAGCGAGGACCCTATAAATATTCTGTCTGAAAGAAACCATGTTGACATGGAACCAGATGTATCATCCAATGTTGTTAGTtag
- the LOC132798113 gene encoding nuclear transcription factor Y subunit beta, translating into MSNSEDSQQYLNDILVKDEDEASGDESDRQDGHGSMLREQDRFLPICNIIKIMKVPVPQNGKIAKDARECIQECVSEFISFISSEAIERSVAENRKTVNGDDLLVAFSNLGFDNYVEPLSIYLQKYRESNKSDRNLFLENSYTSEDISDKQ; encoded by the exons atgagCAACAGCGAAGACTCTCAGCAGTATCTAAACGATATACTAGTCAAAGACGAGGACGAGGCGTCGGGTG ATGAATCGGACAGACAGGATGGACATGGCAGCATGTTGCGGGAACAGGACCGATTTCTGCCCATCTGTAACATCATAAAAATCATGAAAGTGCCGGTGCCACAGAACGGTAAGATTGCCAAAGATGCCAGAGAATGCATACAGGAGTGTGTGTCCGAGTTTATATCCTTCATCAGCAGCGAGGCAATAGAGCGTAGCGTGGCTGAGAACCGCAAAACGGTTAACGGGGATGATTTGCTGGTAGCCTTCAGCAACTTGGGGTTCGACAACTATGTGGAACCGCTTTCCATATACTTGCAAAAATACCGCGAG TCAAATAAATCGGATCGCAATTTATTTCTGGAGAACAGCTACACAAGTGAGGACATTTCCGACAAGCAGTAG